The genomic region CCTCACAAGTTGAAATAAGGAACTGAGGTGGCTCTTAACTGAACACCAAggctgggggaaggaaggggaattGGGGGTAGCACAGAACATCAggggataaaaaaaaaacctttcacgttCTCTGCCTTTGATCTCAGTCACCTTGGGTGTAGGCTGTCCCTTCTCAGTGGGAGAGGTTGACCTCATCAacccccccttctcccctcccctgcctAAGGCCAGCTGGCAGGGGCTGTGACCACATCGACTGAGGAGTTCAGAGAGATAGATGGCTCACCCAAGTGACGCTAAGAGCAGAGATTGGAGCTCATGTCTGTGTGTCTTAAGCCCGTGACCATGAGGTTGCTTGGTCTGGCCTCCTTCTCCAATCTCTTCCTCCTTACCTCTGCACCTCCCTCCTCCAGAAGTTGGAGAGCTGCCAGCCAGCCTGGAAGCGGGGGGCAGGGGAAGGCTGAGAGTTGGGACTTCCCAGAGGAGCCCAGAGTGGACATCGCAGCCACCCAGCCACCCTCTGAGACACCCTTATCTCCATCCTGCTGAGCTCCCTCCCCTGATCTAATGTCCAGCTAACCAACTGAACTCACCCTCTGACCCACAGACTGACACATTCAAgttacagaaaaggaagaatgtgGGGAGACAGGCCAAAGCAGGACTGTCTGCTTGGTCAGGGGCAGGGATAGGCCCGGAGACTAGGAGTTTGGGCCTCAGTGCCACTTTTAACAGCTTGCAGCCTGCCTACCCTAGGCCTAGGTTGCCCCCTGTACaatggaagattttctttttttctcttttttttttttgtttgtgaaactgggatttgaacttggggctttgtacttgcaaagccaGGGCTCTagcgcttgagccacacctccagtccattttgctgtggttattttggagatcaggtcttgcaaactatttgctcaggctggccttgaaccatgatcctctcaatctcagcctcccaagtagctaggactacaggtgacatctggctgctgctgcttcttttttttttttttccacagtcctgggatttgaactcagggcctcacgcttgctatgcaacagcttgagccactccaccagcccacctggtttcttcttctttcttcttcttcttcttcttcttctttcttcttctcttctttcttcttctttcttcttcctccttcctcctccctccttctccctcctcctcctcctcctcctcctttcttctttcttcttccttctttcttcttctcttccttcttccttcttccttcttcttcttcttcttcttcttcttcttcttcttcttcttcttcttcttcttccttcttcttcttcttcttcttcttccttcttcttcttccttcttcttcttccttcttcttcttcttcttcttctttcttcttcttcttcttcttcttcttcttcttcttcttcttcttcttcttcttcttcttctttcttcttcttccttcttccttcttcttcttcttcttcttcttcttcttcttcttcttcttcttcttcttcttcttcttcttcttcttcttcttcttcttccttcttcttccttgttcttccttcttcttctccttcttctccttcctcctcctcctcctcctcctcctcctcctcctcctcctcctcctcctcctccttcttcttccttcttcttcttctttcttttttgtttgaccattagcatacattaatcaTACTAAATGACAGGTTTTATTATGATGTTTCAATGCATgcatgtactttgattaaattcatcctctttcttactctttcttattaTGAGGTTTCTAAAGGTTTCGTGATGACTATACAAGGGGAAATTGTTGGCACAGGGCCAGCCTGAGGCTGCAAGTGGCACCGTGGACCACCTCAAAGGCCTTCAGAAAACTAGGCATCCAAAAGTCAGAGTCTGCTGGGGCTGAAGCACGAAGTGGGCCATGCAGGAGAGGCCAGGGGTGTCTCACCATCCTGGATGTCTTCTCTCCTTCAGATGTCACACTGTCCCAACTGGAATTGCCTCATTCTACCCCCTCCTGTCCCAGAAGTGTTGGAACTGCAGAGGCTGGGGTTGGGGCCTGAGATACCATCCCCAGTGTCTGATTCACCCTCCTCTCTGCAGGACCTGGGTGCCAGGCCCTGTGGGTGCACGAGGGACCACCTTCGGTGACAGTGAGCACAGGGGACGATGCTCGCCTCTTCTGCCTGCACAATGGCAGCAATCCCAATGTCACATGGTGGCGGATTCTTCAGACCAACCACTCGTGGCCCCCTGTGTTCTTGGGTCCAGGCCAGGGTGCCCAGGGAGAGTGGATTATCTTGAAGGTGAACAAGAGCCATGGGGGCATATACCGGTGCCGAGTGGAAGATAAAGGAGACTTGAGGCACTCCTGTGGCACCTACCTCCGTGTGCGTGGTGAGTGACACTGCTCTCTTCCCTTGTCTGTGAAGTAGGGACCCAGACAGTTTCTCCTGGGCTTGGAACCCATTGCGCAGTGATTAAGGTTTTCATCTCCAAGATGGGGGATTCAGGAGTCTGGCTTTGCAGGAAGGCGGGGCCACGAGGTGGGAAGGGTAGGGGATGCCAGGGTCTAAGCAGCACCCCCTCCTCACAGAGCCGCCCCCCAGACCCTTCCTGGACATGGGGGAGGGCACCAAGAACCGCATCATCACAGCGGAAGGCATCATCCTGCTGTTTTGTGCCGTGGTACCCGGGACGCTGCTGTTGTTCAGGGTGAGCCCCTCCCAGGAGCCCCAAGTCAGCCAGATGAAGGCCTGGGCTGCAGCTGGCCCTCTGGAGTCTGAGGTTCCCCCTCCAAATCGTGGGAGAATGAAAGCACCCAAAGTCAGGGCTTTGGGGGTTAAATGAGCTAATATAAGGAAAGgtccccactgcccctccctAGGAATGCTCTCACTCTCCTGCCATCCCCCATCAATGTAGCCAAGAGCAGAGTCACCTCCTCAGGTGTCTCCTTAGGCCACCaggcaattattattttttacttttttttggtggcactggagtttgaactcagggccttatgcttgctaggcaggcgctctaccacttgagtcactccaccaatccttttgctttagtctgtttttcaaatagggtcttgtgcttttgcctgggccctCGTCTCAGAtggagattctcctacctctgcctcatcTGTACTCCACATCTGGGAgtacagatgtgaaccatcacacatagcttgtttgttgagatggggttttactagatttttgcctgggctgatctccaatctcatcctcctaatctctgcctcatgagtagctgggattacaggcgtgcaacACCACACCCTGTACATTATTTACTGTTATTGTTGTCATATATGGAGAACAATAAGGCAATGGAAGTTGACAAAAGGACATTAGCTTTGGGCCTAGAGAGACCTGCCATGTCCCGCCCCCAATATGTGGACTTATCCTTCTGGAAAACACCTCCTGGCATCTAGGAGGGTCTGAAAGATTATTTGCCTCCCCTTCCTCACTGGGTCTCGCCCCATTCATCACCCTTTACAGAAGCGCTGGCAGAATGAGAAGTTCGGGGTGGATGGCCAAGATGACTATGAAGATGAAAATCTTTATGAGGTGAGCAGAGAATGGGGTTGGAGTAGGGGCAGGTGTACTGGGGGGGTCTGCATGGGATTCCACCTTGGGGTTCTTGGGGGCAGAGACCCCAAGTGTCAGGATACTGATGTCCATTGCCCCATGCCCCCCCCAGGGTCTGAACCTGGACGACTGCTCCATGTACGAGGACATCTCCAGGGGACTCCAGGGCACCTACCAGGATGTGGGCAGTCTCCACATTGGCGATGTTCAGCTAGAAAAGCCATGATCACCCTCGTACCCTGCCACAGGCTGCCCCTGCCTGCTGTGTGCGGGACTCCAGTGTCTGCCCTCATCCCCCTGGAATGTTCCCTGTCCTCTTCCCCTGGAACTTCTGAGTCACCTTCCCTCTGGAGTGTCCCACTTTTCCCTGGAGgctgccccacccccccacctAACCCAGCCCTCCCTTACCGCCTTTCCCAGGCTCCCTCCCCAGTGGGTAATGAGCCCTTAATTGCTGCCTCTGGGGGAGCTGATTGCAGCTGCCTCGTTAGTGTCACCCCCTCCTCCCAGCCCTGTCATGGCCACTTAGTGATAATAAATCCTTCCCAACTGCAGACTTTGGCAGGAGTCATGGATCTCATGAGCACTGCCCCCGCCTTCTTCCCTGGAACCCTGGAATCTGGGCCCAGTCACTTGCCCACTCCAGGCACCTGGTACCAGGTAGCCAGTCTTGGCTACACCCATCTCCCCAGACAAACAGGAAGTCTCTTGGGGAAGTCCCCACCCCAATGGAAGGGCTGGTTTGGCCCCCTTCCAGTGCCTCACCCTCCCCATGTCCTAAGCAAAGGGGGACCACCAAGAGGTGGTTGTGGCAAACAAAATTTTTATGCATAGTTAAGCTCTGGAAACACAGGGGACTAGCTTGTGGAGCTGGTACCAAATTTCCCCATGGGGATTTGGAGAGTCTGTGGCCCTAACTGGAGGATGGTGGGAAACTCAGGGTGCTGTGACAAAGAGGAACAGTAACACAGAGTTACAGTGACAAGGAGTCACTGAGCTagggagcagagagagacagacacagaggcagCAAAGGACACAAAACAAGTAGAGTAAGAGACAATGAGGAGACACAGGGAATCTGGGAGACAGGgtatggaggcagagagaggtgaCAAGGAAGAGACAGACCAGGAAAGCAGGGCCCTGGGTAAGCCGGACACGGATAGGCTacccttcaagatggagaaaaagcaacaGTTGGGGAAGGGTCAGAGCATGAGGTGGGGATGAGAAAGGTAACAGCCAGAGAGGGGAGAGCAGGGTGCAGAGGGAGAAAGGGACAGAGGAGGCCAGGACTCCACCCGAGGAAGGGTGTGAAGGACAGTGACCCAGAGAGAGGGACACAGAGGGAAGCTTGCCCAGAGAGgcgaagaaagaggaagagccaGGGCGCAGAGACGGAGCGCAGGAGGCTCGCTGTGCGCCTGGCTGGGGCGCACGGTGTGGGTCTCGCCCGGGTCCCCGCCCGCTGGCGACGCAATGCGGGCCCGGGCGGGAGACGCAATGATCGCCGAGACCGCGCCCTGACCGCGGACAGACGGACAAAGCGGCTCCGGAGAGCCGGGCGGGGCCGGGCGGGGCGGGTGCCCGCGGGGAAAGGAGGAGCCGGGCGGGTGgcgagaagggggaaggaagcaGAGGTGCCGGGCGGGCGCGGGGCGCAGGCAGGAAGCCGGGAGGGGCGGCGGGCGGGGGCCTCCGGAAAAACGCCCCAACTTCCTGCCCCGCCAGAGCCAGGAAGCGGGAGCCTGGACGCAGGGCCCGGGATCGCCAAGCCCGACCTCGGGGGCCCCGCCGGTCGCCTCCCCGCGCGGACACCAGGTACACGGGCCCCGGCCCCGCCCGGCCTCCTCCCCTCGGCTGCCAGGAGAAGTGGGGAGGAGTAGGGAGGGGACCGGGGCGCTGCCGGCGGCCGAGGGGCCTCCTCGGGGACACACTGAGCCAGCGGCCTCCTCTCTTGggacctcagttttcccatctgtcaaAGGGGTCAAAGAAAGATCTAACATTTGCCTAGTGTCCATCCAGTAGGTGGGAATGGACGATCCGAGGTCGGAGTCAAGCGCCCAACTGCTCAATAGAAGACCGATGATCACACCCATTTagaggtggggaaactgaggcccgggGAACCGAACTGGCTCGTCCCAGGGACACACTTTGTGAATCAGTGTTCAGTTGGGAAATGAACTCGAAGGTGGCTCCTGCTAAGCGCTGTCCTCCAACCCTGCATGCGTTGGGgccacctaaaaaagaaaaacaaacaacaataacaccGTGGGGCCCTGTGAGGCTGAGTGTTGCAGAGCGCGTTTGAAAGCATTTTCCGAAAGCTCTTTTCTGGGTCATTAATTATGCCCTGGGAGATGGTGTAGAGGAGAAAGCTGGAAATCTTTCCGCCTTGTACAGATGGGAAGACTGAGGCCTGGAAAGAGGTCATTGCTTTTTGCAGGTCACTCTGATGTCATAGGGAAAGGTACGCTCAAGGGCAAGAGTTTTGCTTTTCCAGTTCCAGCGGAAAGTATTGGCAGGATGGCAGAGGGAACTGATTGATGCGAGAGTTGGGAATTCAACTGGATGACGAGGTGGGGAGGCAAGAAGGCGGGGAGCCCCAGTGCGAGGACCTGGGACTTCGGTTCGACTCGGAGACCTGAGCTCGAGCTCCAGCTAGGAGTTGGAACGGTCCGCAGCTCCGGCGTGAGGGGGGTGGAAGGTGGGCGGGGCCTGGGAGAGTGACAGGGGCAGTAGAGATACGGAAACGCCAGACCTCCAAGACAGGCCAGAGCGGCCCTAGCTGGCCAGCGTGGCGCGGTGGAGAGCTAGAGCGTCCGGCGGAGGAGTAGAGTTGCCGGGGCCGGACCCGGGCTGGCGGCGGGCTAGAGCGGCCGTCGGGAGAAGTGGAGCTGGGCGCAAAGGTGGCTTCTGGGGCGGCTAGAGCGACTCGGCGGCGCGGGTTGGGGAGTCCGGAGCCCGCGCGCGGAGGCTTTGGTTCCGGCGGCTGTAGTGACTTCTCTTCCCGTCCGAGCAGGTGAGGGACGCGGCCCCTGGCAGGCATCAGACCCTGTCTCTGCACGTCTTCCCCGGCATCCCCGGCTGTGCACAGCGCTACATCCGCTGTAGCATTTCGGGCTGGTGTGGACCCGCCACGTTCCACATAGGTTACAAAGTCTCGCAGACCCTCCAGGTTCCGGCTAGCCTCCCCTAGAGACCCCGCTTCTTATAAACGCGGCTTCTCTCTCAGATCAGTAGCATTCCCTGAAACCGGGACCCTATATAAACCCTAGTTCCTGAACCCATCACACACCCCTATAGAATTCTGCGCACCCATAAACCATAACTATAAACCGTCTACTTTCTCTATAGAATAATGATCCCTGTAATGCGCGGATACTTTTGACCCACCGTGCATTAAATAGAATCTGGGGCCGTCTGCATTCCAAGCACACCCTTTTAGGTTCCTGAAAGCTCCCAAAGGTTCTTGGAGGCCCTGGGTCATCCCTCAATAGCTTAAAGACCCTGAGCCCTACATAGAACCCTGGCACCCATGTGTGCTTACTTTGCTCCAAGACTGTACACAGTGCTCCCTCTACTGGACTCTAGGCTGTCAGTTGCCTAGAGAACAATCTCTGACAGTTTCACCTATAACTTCCCCGGACTTTGTCGGGACCCCCACACTCCCCATGTCCTAAACATCAAACAGTTCCTGTCACCCCCAATCCCAATTTTCTCTGAGCCCAGGCTTCTATGGAGCAGCCAGGTCAACTGCACTCCAGCCCAGGCCACAGTGACCATATGGCCATGGCTTTCCCAGGCACCATAAGACCTGCTGTATCTCAGAGCTTTGATTCAGATTGTAGCTTCCTAAGGGTAGAGTTGTATGTGTGGCAGGGAGGGGGGGAGTCCCCATGCTCTGAAGCAACAGAGTCTGTTAAGTGCATAAACTCTGGAGCCACATTACCTGGGTCTGTTCCTTATGAGCcatgtctcagtttcctcctttataAAGTGGGACTAGAATAATAAGCTGATTGCCTGCTTAttatcacacctgtaatcctaactgctcactcaggaggcagagatcggggaggatcaaggttcaaggccagcccaggcaaaaagtgagacccctctctcaaaattacccaacacataaaagggctggaggagtggctcaggtggtaaggcctgcctagcaagtgtg from Castor canadensis chromosome 16, mCasCan1.hap1v2, whole genome shotgun sequence harbors:
- the Cd79a gene encoding B-cell antigen receptor complex-associated protein alpha chain, giving the protein MPGGPEALLRALPPTIFLLLLSAACLGPGCQALWVHEGPPSVTVSTGDDARLFCLHNGSNPNVTWWRILQTNHSWPPVFLGPGQGAQGEWIILKVNKSHGGIYRCRVEDKGDLRHSCGTYLRVREPPPRPFLDMGEGTKNRIITAEGIILLFCAVVPGTLLLFRKRWQNEKFGVDGQDDYEDENLYEGLNLDDCSMYEDISRGLQGTYQDVGSLHIGDVQLEKP